The genomic window CACTGTTTTTGAAAAATGGTTTGGCGTGAGTTTGTCGATATCAGTCATTTATTATTTGATGAATCTACCCTTTTTAATTTACGGTTGGAGAAAGATGAATAAAGAAATTGTCATTTTTACTTTAATAAGTGTGACAGCCGCATCCCTTGCAATTAGCATTGTACCTGAAATTGTACTAACTAAAGACCCAATTATCTGTGCACTGTTTGGTGGGGCCATTGGAGGGAGTTCTCTAGGTTTAGCTTTAAAAAATGGTATTGCTACAGGTGGGCTTGATATTGGGATTATTGTGATTCGACGCAAGACAGGGCGTAGTATCGGCTCAATTTCGATGGTAATCAACGGGATTATTGTAATAGCAGCAGGCTATCTATTTGGTTTTCCGTATGCTTTTTATAGTTTGCTATCAATTATTGTGAGTGGAAAAGTGACTGACTTTATTTTTACTAAACAACAAAAAATGCAAGCTTTAATCATTACTAGACAGCCTGAAAAAGTGATCGCCGAACTTAAGGTGCGATTACTTCGAGGTGTGACGATTTTAAATGAAGCAGAAGGAGCGTATGATCACCGTGAAAAAGTGGTTCTTTTGACGGTTATTACACGTTATGAAATGCCATTATTGGAAGAAGCAATCAAAGAAGCGGATAATGAGGCCTTTGTTAGTATCTCAGAAAATGTCCACACAATTGGAAAATTTGATGATTTTGAATTTTAAATCAATAGAAAAGCCACTTAGCGATTTGCTAGGTGGCTTTTTATAAACTCATTTTCACATGACAGGTAAAAATAAGACTTACACAAGTTGACGATTTTTTGAAACCAATTCTCCATTTTTATAAACGTCTTCGACTAAGTTTGTTGCAAAGAAATACAATGGATAATCAATGTTTGGTGCATCAAATACGGCAATATCAGCACGTTTTCCTTCTGTGAAACTTCCGATTGATTCTCCTAAACCAACTGAATAAGCAGCATTGATTGTCACAGCATTAAATACTTGGATTGGTGTTAAATGCATTTTGAAACAACCAAGTTGCATAATAAATTGGATATTAGCGGTTGGGCAGCTTCCAGGGTTTGAGTCAGTAGACAATGTAATGGCCATTCCAGCATCTAACATTTTTTTAGCTGGAGCATAAGTATCAGCCATTAAACTGAACGTTGTTCCTGGTAATAAGTTACCAATAACACCTGCTTCACTCATTTTTTTGATTCCTTCATCAGTAGCAGCCATTAAATGTTCTGCACTAACTGTTTCAAGTTCTGCAGCCACATCAACTCCACCGATTGAGTCGATTTCATCAGCATGAATACGTAATTTGAAGTCTAAGTCTTTTGCTGCTTGAAGTAAGCGACGAGATTGCTCTGCTGTAAATACACCAGTTTCACAGAATATATCACAGAAGTCTGCTAATTTTTCTTCTTTTACTTTTGGAAGCATTTCAGTGATGATTTGATCGATAAAGGCATCCCCATCTCCATTAAATTCTTCCGGAATGGCATGAGCTGCCATAAATGTTGACACTAAATCAATTGGATGAGTATGATTTAATTCTTTTACCACATTCATTTGTCTTTTTTCTGTTTCCCAATCAAGACCATAGCCACTTTTGGCTTCAACTGTTGTTACACCGTGAATTAACATCTCATCTAATAAATGACTTGATTTATCGTAAAGTGTGTCAAAAGAAGCACTCTTTGTTGAGCGTACGGTACTTAAAATACCGCCACCTTCTTTTAAGATATCTAGGTAAGAGATACCATTTAATTTTTTGGCAAATTCATTTTCACGACTGCCACCATATACTAAGTGAGTATGGCAATCAATCAATCCTGGTGTTGCAAGTTTTCCTGTATAATCATGGATTTTAGTATGATCACCAATTAGTGACTCATCAGGTTGTCCACTACCTATTTTGAGGATTTTACCATTTTTAATCGCGATATAGCCATCTTCAATAATGGTTGCCTCAGACATTTCGCTTCCTTTTAAAGCGCGTTGTTTATCTATCGGTGAAAAAATTTGACTAAAATGTACTAATATTTTATCTGCTTGCATGAAAAAGTTCCTCCTTTTTATTTCTATACTAATTATAACCATTTAATGAATATAATGTAGTCTTGTATCATCTAAAAAGGGTCAAAAAAATTTTTTTAGAAAAAAAAGAGAAAAAAAGAGACTTTTTGCTGTGAATTGACCCATAATAGACTATGGGAGGATAAACTAAGGCCATAACTTAATGATTCATTCACTTATGTCTACAGGAAAAGAGATAAGTAACTCAAGATAAACTAAGGAGGAAGTAAAATGATTAAAAATACTGATATTAGTAAAGCGATGACGATTAAATTACCAGATGTGTTACCAGATATGCCGAAATTTGAAGAAGGCATTCGTCGTGCCCCAGACAGAGGATTCCGTTTAACTGAAGCACAAACTGAATTAGCATTAAAAAATGCACTTCGTTATGTACCAGAACAATTTCATGATCAAGTGATTCCAGAATTCTTAGAAGAATTAAAAACAAGAGGTCGTATTTATGGCTATCGTTGGTATCCAAAAGAGCGCATCTATGGTAAACCAATAGATGAGTACAAAGGAAAATGCACTGCAGCTAAAGCAATGCAAGTTATGATTGATAATAACTTAGACTTTGACATTGCACTATATCCATATGAATTAGTGACTTATGGAGAAACAGGCCAAGTTTGTTCAAACTGGATGCAGTATCAATTAATTAAACGTTACCTAGAAGAGATGACTGATGAACAAACATTGGTTCTTGAATCAGGTCACCCATTAGGATTATTTGCTTCTAAAAAAGATGCTCCAAGAGTCATCATCACAAATGGTTTACTTGTTGGGGAATATGACAATATTCACGACTGGGAAATCGCAGAACAAATGGGTGTCACAAACTACGGACAAATGACTGCTGGAGGATGGATGTACATTGGTCCTCAAGGGATTGTACACGGAACATTTAATACATTATTAAATGCCGGTCGTTTGAAATTAGGAATTCCAGACGATGGAGATTTAACTGGAAAACTATTCATAACATCAGGTCTAGGTGGTATGAGTGGGGCTCAAGGTAAAGCTGGTGAGATTGCTAAATCAGTGACAATTGTGGCGGAAGTTGACCGCTCTCGTATCGATACTCGTTTAGAACAAGGATGGATTAGTCATGTGACTGAAACACCAGAAGAAACAATGACATTAGCTAAAGAATATTTAGATAACAAAGATTCAACATCTATTGCGTATCATGGTAATATTGTTGACTTACTTGAATATGTTGACAAACATGATATTCATGTTGATTTATTATCAGATCAAACATCTTGTCATAACGTATATGAAGGTGGCTATTGTCCAGTAGGTATTACATTTGAAGAAAGAACTCGTTTACTTGCTGAAGATCAAGAAACATTTAGAAAAATGATTGATGACACGTTGGCTCGTCACTTTAACGTGATTAAATCATTAACAAGTAAAGGAACTTACTTCTTTGACTATGGTAACTCATTTATGAAAGCTATCTATGATACAGGAATTAAAGAAATTTCTAAAAATGGTGTGGATGATAAAGATGGATTTATCTGGCCATCATACGTAGAAGACATTATGGGACCTATGTTATTTGATTATGGTTATGGTCCATTTAGATGGGTATGTTTATCACGTAAACATGAAGACTTAATGGCAACAGATAGAGCAGCTATGGAAGTAATCGATCCAACTCGTCGTTATCAAGACCGTGATAACTACAACTGGATTCGTGATGCTGAAGATAACAAATTAGTTGTTGGAACAGAAGCTCGTATACTATATCAAGATGCAATGGGCCGAGTGAATATTGCACTTAAATTTAACGAAATGGTTCGCCGTGGGGAAATTGGCCCTGTGATGATTGGTCGTGACCATCATGACGTATCTGGAACTGACTCTCCATTCCGTGAAACATCAAATATTAAAGACGGAAGTAATGTAACGGCTGATATGGCAACACAATGTTACGCTGGTAATGCCGCTCGTGGTATGAGTTTAATCGCTTTACATAACGGTGGTGGTGTTGGTATTGGTAAATCTATTAATGGTGGATTTGGTTTAGTATTAGATGGAACTGAATTAACAGACGAAATCATCAAATCTGCGATTGCATGGGACACTATGGGTGGCGTTGCTCGTCGTAGTTGGGCAAGAAATGACCATGCGATTGAAACATCAATGGAATACAATGAAATGAGAAAAGGATCAGATCATATTACCATTCCATATTTAGCTGATGAAGCGAAAGTAAAATCAGCAGTCAGTGAATTATTTAAATAACGATTAGAGTGGACTTCCTATCCAAATCTCTAAACCCTCTCGTTTTTACAGCGAGAGGGTTTTATTGTCTCAATTTGCCGAAAACGATTTCTTTTACTATAACAAAATAGTATAATTATGGTGACAGGGTATATGTGTATATCGTTAATATACAAACAAGGTATGATTTATTAAAGTGGGGAGAGTTTTTACGGTATGGGAAATTATTTAAATTGTCGATTGTTTGGAACACCAGAAGTAAGTTTAGATGGTGAGATTGTTTTGTTTTCTTTTTCTAAAATCAATGCCATGCTTTATTATTTATTAATTAATAAAACCGTTAGTCGTGATGAATTATCAGGACTGTTATGGCCAGATAAGAGTGATAAGAATGCAAAAAAGAATCTTCGAAACGCCATTTATCAAGCAAATAAAAGTTTAGGTATGGAGCTAATTATTTCTCCAAATAAATCATTGTTAATGTTAAATGACACAATTAACTTCACAAGTGATGTGGAACAATTTACTCAGGATCCTGAAACATATTATTATCTTTATAAAGGTGAATTTTTGAAAGGGTTTTATTTAAAAGAATGTGAAGGATTTGATTTTTGGGTTGTTAGGATGAAAAGCTTTTTTGAGAAAAAGTTCGTTGAGACCGTTCATCGCCGCATAGAACAAGATATTGCCAATGGTGTGAATGAGCATGTGGAAGAAGTGATTGAACAATTAATGTTTATTGATGAATTTAATGAAATTAACTATCAGTATTTGATGACTTTTTATCAACAACAAGGCCGAGATAATAAAGTAGTAGATGTTTATCATAAGTTATCAAATTTGTTGAAATCAGAGCTTGGCGTGACACCAAATAAACAAACAAAAGCCATTTATGAAACGTCACTTGAACGGATTTTGTCAGAAAATACGACAAACAATCAACGTTTTTCATCACTATTTTATGGTCGTTCAGAAGAGTTACAACAATTATCAGTGAATTTTGCGGCTTTTAAAAGTCGTCAGTCTTATCAATCTGTGGTGGTTCGCGGTGAAGCAGGTATTGGAAAAAGTGCGTTGATAAATCGGGCGATAGATAGCGTATCAGATGAGTTTAAAGTCATCGAAACACAGTGCTATCAAGCAGAAGAAAATCATTTGTTACGTCCATGGAAAAAAATTATTGATCAATTGACGGTTATAATAGAAAATCAAGAATTAATCGATCCACTTGTTTGGCAAAAAGTGATTCGAAAAGTTTTTCCTAGTTTTACTCAGCCGTTTCTTGAAGTGATTTCGCATGGAGAGACAGAACCTTACAAGGAAAAGATGTTATCAGATTTGATGATAGAGGCTATTAATAAGTTATCTCAACAACAACAACTTATTTTCTTATTTGATGATATTCAGTGGATGGATGAATCCAGTTTAGATTTGTTGACGACTGTTATGCTACATTGCCATACAAATGCGATGTTTATGATGTCCGCTAGAAGTGTTGAGCGTTATCCATTGGACAAATTTATCAATACATTAAAACAGAGTGGTAAGTTAGCAGTTATCAATCTAGAGCCTTTCTCATATGAGGAAACAGATGGATTTATTCGCAAAAAATTGCCGCATTTTGATGTGACAACTACAATAGTCGACAATGTGTATCAACATACTGAAGGAAACTTATTTTTCCTAATTGAGTACGTGTCTTTGTTAAATAGTAATACGAATTTAAATACCATGACAGTGAAGATGAAAGATGCTTTACGAAATCGCTTTTTATATTTAACAGAAGAAGAACAAGAACTAGTGTCTATTATTTCTTATTTTTATGATTATGCTTTAATTGATAGTTTAGTGTTTTTAACAAAGAAGTCAAGCTATGATATCGTGGCGATGATTGAGAGTCTCGTATCAAAAAATATTTTGGTAGAAAAAGCCGTTGGAGATAAAATTGCGACAAGTTTTACTCATGTGAAGTTACGAGAATTTGTTTATATGAACCAATCTCTTGCTAAAAAACGTGTACTCCATCACCGAATCGCTGAATTTTTAGAATCGCAACTTAAACCTGGAGGCAATGATATTCTTCAGTATGACACGATAGCCTATCACTACAAACATGGAAAAGATGAATTAAGTGGTTTGAAATATCGTCTAAAATATTTTGAAGGGTACCTTGGTTTTTATCACGAGCTATTCCCAGTTGAAGGACAATACGGTGTGGATCCATTTAGTTTCAACAAAGAATGGGCAACAGAGCAATTTGCGAAAATAAATCAACGATTGACGCAACTTAGTCTAGATGACAAACAAACAGATTTGTATAACTTACTCAGACTTCAATATTTGTACCTGGAAGGTCGTTTTTTGATAAAATATGGAGAGTATGAGCGTGGTGTAGCAAACATTCAAAGCGTATTGATTAGAGCAAGAGAATTAAACGAAAGCTCTTATTTATTAAATGGGTATAAGCAAATGATTTATTATTATATTCAGATAAATGAACCTAAAGAGATGATTTATTACATAGAACTGGCTTTGGATTTGTCGATTCGAGAAAACAATCATCAATCAATCGGTATTTTATTACGTCTTAAGGGACTTTATCATATGATGAGCGGTAATAATACGGTGGCTGAAAAGTTACTAAAAGAGTCCATTAATACGTTTATGTTGACTGATGAAATCAGTAAAAAGTATTCAGTGAGCATTGCAGCAGCCTATAACTACTTAGGTGAAATACGGATGAATAATGGAGAGTACCAAGATGCTGTGGGTACGTTTGAAAAAGCCATTGATTTGTGTCAAAGTAATCAAGCACTCTCAAGTTTAACCATATTCTATATTAATGTTGGCGTGGCATTATTTGCTTTAGAAAATTATGAAGAAGCAGAAATCTATTTCCTAAAAGCAGAAGAAATTTTTTCTAGTCTAAATTTTTACTGGAAACGAGCTAAATTAGATGCATATCTTTCTATTTTGTATGCACAAAAGAATCATATGCAAAAATCTCAGTTTTATTTAACTCAAGGTGAAAAACACGCAAAACGGATGGGAAATTGTCGTGATACAGGCATGATAGAATACGCAAAATATATCAATTATCACGTGTACCATCATGACGCTATAGATGATTTTTTACCAGTTGAAACGATTTGTGAGTATTTAAATGACTACCAAGATGCTTATGAAATTAGTAAATTAAAAGAAATTAGATAATAAATTCAAGTCTCCATAAGAGGCTTGAATTTTTTGTTTTTAATCATCGAAGATATTTAGTGAAACCAGTGATTTGATGTTAAAATAAAAATATAAAGAAAAAGAAGGGTGGATATGGGATGTATCCTTTAGCGATTGACGTTGGGACAACCAATATTAAGTTACAAATTTTTGAAAAAGACACGATTATAGAAGAATTAGTCTTACCAATAGAAACATTTACAGATAGAGGAAGTAGAGTTTTCCAAAGTCCAGCTTATATTTATCGTCAAATTGTACGAGGTATTCGTACCATGACACAAGAGGGTTACAACATTGATTCAATCGTTTTGACAACAGCTATGCATAGTATTATGCCAATAGTTGAGGGACGAGACGAGGAAATGTATATTTGGCTAGATGCGCAAAGCAAGCCATTTGTCGAAACAATAAAATCAGAAAAAAATTATCTGAATTATTATAAAAAAACTGGGACACCCATTCATGAGATGTCACCTTTTGCAAAAATTGGGCATTTCCAAAAAGAAAAATGGTTTAAAGATGTTATTCGTTGGGTTGGGATGAAAGATTACTTAATGGAACGATTGACAGGAGAATTTGTCGTAGATTATTCCATTGCCTCAGCAACAGGCTTATTTAATATCCATGATAAGAAATGGGATGCAGCCATTTTGAAAAAAGTTGGAACAGATGAATCAATGTTAGCTAAGTTAGTTGATACGGATTATTCTGCCCCGCTTCTTGAAGACGTTGCAGCTGAATTATTTTTAACACCAAATATCCCAGTTTATATTGGTGCAAGTGACGGTTGTTTAGCGAGTTATGCGAGTTATGTCGCTAATGGTACGCTTAATACCATCACGATTGGAACAAGTGGCGCGGTGCGTAAATTATCTAAAACAATTGAGTTAGATGATAAAGGACAGACGTTTTGCTATTACTTAAACGATACTTACTGGGTCATTGGTGGTGCGACAAATAATGGCGGACAAATAATGACATGGGCTGAACATGTCTTTTTTGAGGGTCAGTCTATTTATCAAGAGCTAAATCATTCTCTTAGTCAATCACCAATCGGAAGTGACGGTCTACTATTTTTCCCTTATTTAACAGGAGAACGTGCCCCAATTTGGCAATCAACTCCTCAAGGAAAATACATTGGACTCAGTTTAAAACATACTAAACATCATATGGTTAGAAGTATAGTTGAAGGTATTTTTTATAATTTACGCTATATTAGTGAATTAGTTGAATTAGAGCCAAGAGAGATTACGGTAAATGGCGGCTTTTTTGCTAATGAATTATTAGCCATGATGGCAGCCGATATTTTTGGTCAAAATGTTGTTCAATCAGTTTATAATGAACCAAATTTTGGAGCAGTGAGCCTAATTCATCCAGTTAAGTCGTTTTTATTATCAGACCACCGTCGAACATTTTATACGGAAGATAACCATCATTTATATAATCATAGCTATGAATCATTCAAAAAAGAACTAGAAACGAACGTTTTAAAAAATAAATTTTAAAACTTACGTATATTTTTGACAGGGTTTTTATCACTTGTTACAATGAACAAAAAGATAGAATGGAGAGTAGTCATGAGTGATATTGCTGTGATAATGGGTAGTAAATCTGATTGGGATACGATGAAAGAAGCATGTGATGTCTTAGATGAACTAAATGTAACGTATGATAAAAAAATTGTGTCAGCTCACCGGACACCAGAGTTAATGTTCGCTTTTGCTCAAGAAGCAGAAAGTAAAGACTATAAAGTCATTATCGCAGGAGCAGGTGGTGCGGCTCATTTACCAGGAATGGTGGCAGCTTTAACGACGTTACCAGTGATTGGTGTACCAGTAGAATCAAAAAGTTTAAAAGGAATGGATTCACTTTTATCAATTGTTCAAATGCCAGGAGGAATTCCTGTCGCAACGACAGCGATTGGTAAACCTGGCGCTAAAAATGCCGGTTTATTAGCAGCTCAAATTATTGGCATCACAGATAAACATATTAGAGAAAATCTGCATCAATATAGACAGCAGTTAAAGAAAACTGTACTAGAAAGTGGTGACTCTTTTGATTAATCCTATCTTGCCTTCGAAAACAGTTGGTATTATTGGTGGTGGACAACTTGGTCAAATGATGGCTCAAAGTGCAAAAGAAAAAGGATTTGTTGTCGGTGTACTTGATCCTAATGACAATTGTCCAGCTGCTCAAGTGTGTGATTTTCATATTCAAGCGTCATATGATGATGTATCGGCTATTAAGAAATTAGCTAATCAATCAGATGTTTTGACTTATGAATTTGAAAATGTTGATTCTAAAGTATTAGAACCATATGACAATATAGGCAAACTCCCTCAAGGATTGAAGCTATTAAAAATATCGCAAAATAGACAATTTGAAAAAGAATTTTTAGTTCAACATAATATCCCAGTTTCTCCATTTGAAGTCATTCAGTCAGTTGACGAATTAAAAAAAGCACTTAAAGTGATTGGGTTTCCAAGTGTACTGAAAATGATCGTTGGTGGGTACGATGGAAAAGGTCAAATTGTGTTGCGTAGTGAAGATGATATAAAAGACTGTCAAAAATTACTAAAAAATGCGACATGTATTTTGGAAAAATGGGTGTCGTTTGAAAAAGAAATCTCTGTGATTATTTCAAACAATAAACGTCAAGAGATTAGTGTGTTTCCTGTGGCAGAAAATAAGCATGTGAACAATATTTTGTTTACTAGCATCGCACCAGCTAGAATCAGTGAAGCATGTGCAAAAGAGGCTATATCACTAGCCAAGCGAATTAGTAAAGAACTTGAAGCATGTGGCACAATTGCGATTGAAATGTTTGTAACTGAGACAGAAGAATTGGTAGTCAATGAAATTGCACCAAGACCACATAATTCTGGTCATTACACGATAGAATCGTGTTCAGCAAGTCAGTTCGATACACATATATTAGGAATCTGCCAATGGGCAATGCCTAATATCAAAAGTTTTAGTGATGCAGTGATGGTGAACTTAATTGGAGACGAGCAAACTAAAGCAAAACAGGTTGTCTCTGAAAAAAATAATTGGGATTTTCATTTTTATGGAAAAAAAGATGAAAAACCAGGTAGAAAAATGGGTCACATTACGATATTATCAAATAGTATTTCAGAAACATTAACAGAAATTCAAAATCAAGATATTTGGCAATAAGAAAGGAAAAGACAATGATAGAACGTTATACTCGTAAAGAAATGGGAAATATCTGGTCAGATGACAATCGTTATGCTGCATGGTTAGAAGTTGAAATTTTAGCTGCGGAAGCATGGGCAAGCTTAGGAGAAATTCCTAATGAAGATACTGTGTTGATTAGAGAGAATGCGACGTTTGATATTGATCGTATTTTAGAAATCGAACAAGAAACACGTCATGATGTTGTGGCGTTTACGCGTGCAGTTTCTGAAAGTTTAGGACAAGAGAGAAAATGGGTTCACTACGGCCTAACAAGTACAGACGTTGTTGACACGGCTTATGGTTATTTGATGAAACAAGCTAATGATATTTTACGTAAAGATTTGTCTGAGTTTCTTGAAGTAATAAAAGAAAAAGCGCTAGAGCATAAATACACCGTTATGATGGGGAGAACGCATGGCGTACACGCTGAACCAACG from Vagococcus martis includes these protein-coding regions:
- a CDS encoding YitT family protein, translating into MKRFSKDSSTIADYTRKLTVIFLYALLYAIALNMFWHPASIYTGGITGFSQIVNTVFEKWFGVSLSISVIYYLMNLPFLIYGWRKMNKEIVIFTLISVTAASLAISIVPEIVLTKDPIICALFGGAIGGSSLGLALKNGIATGGLDIGIIVIRRKTGRSIGSISMVINGIIVIAAGYLFGFPYAFYSLLSIIVSGKVTDFIFTKQQKMQALIITRQPEKVIAELKVRLLRGVTILNEAEGAYDHREKVVLLTVITRYEMPLLEEAIKEADNEAFVSISENVHTIGKFDDFEF
- the hutI gene encoding imidazolonepropionase, which encodes MQADKILVHFSQIFSPIDKQRALKGSEMSEATIIEDGYIAIKNGKILKIGSGQPDESLIGDHTKIHDYTGKLATPGLIDCHTHLVYGGSRENEFAKKLNGISYLDILKEGGGILSTVRSTKSASFDTLYDKSSHLLDEMLIHGVTTVEAKSGYGLDWETEKRQMNVVKELNHTHPIDLVSTFMAAHAIPEEFNGDGDAFIDQIITEMLPKVKEEKLADFCDIFCETGVFTAEQSRRLLQAAKDLDFKLRIHADEIDSIGGVDVAAELETVSAEHLMAATDEGIKKMSEAGVIGNLLPGTTFSLMADTYAPAKKMLDAGMAITLSTDSNPGSCPTANIQFIMQLGCFKMHLTPIQVFNAVTINAAYSVGLGESIGSFTEGKRADIAVFDAPNIDYPLYFFATNLVEDVYKNGELVSKNRQLV
- a CDS encoding urocanate hydratase, coding for MIKNTDISKAMTIKLPDVLPDMPKFEEGIRRAPDRGFRLTEAQTELALKNALRYVPEQFHDQVIPEFLEELKTRGRIYGYRWYPKERIYGKPIDEYKGKCTAAKAMQVMIDNNLDFDIALYPYELVTYGETGQVCSNWMQYQLIKRYLEEMTDEQTLVLESGHPLGLFASKKDAPRVIITNGLLVGEYDNIHDWEIAEQMGVTNYGQMTAGGWMYIGPQGIVHGTFNTLLNAGRLKLGIPDDGDLTGKLFITSGLGGMSGAQGKAGEIAKSVTIVAEVDRSRIDTRLEQGWISHVTETPEETMTLAKEYLDNKDSTSIAYHGNIVDLLEYVDKHDIHVDLLSDQTSCHNVYEGGYCPVGITFEERTRLLAEDQETFRKMIDDTLARHFNVIKSLTSKGTYFFDYGNSFMKAIYDTGIKEISKNGVDDKDGFIWPSYVEDIMGPMLFDYGYGPFRWVCLSRKHEDLMATDRAAMEVIDPTRRYQDRDNYNWIRDAEDNKLVVGTEARILYQDAMGRVNIALKFNEMVRRGEIGPVMIGRDHHDVSGTDSPFRETSNIKDGSNVTADMATQCYAGNAARGMSLIALHNGGGVGIGKSINGGFGLVLDGTELTDEIIKSAIAWDTMGGVARRSWARNDHAIETSMEYNEMRKGSDHITIPYLADEAKVKSAVSELFK
- a CDS encoding AAA family ATPase, yielding MGNYLNCRLFGTPEVSLDGEIVLFSFSKINAMLYYLLINKTVSRDELSGLLWPDKSDKNAKKNLRNAIYQANKSLGMELIISPNKSLLMLNDTINFTSDVEQFTQDPETYYYLYKGEFLKGFYLKECEGFDFWVVRMKSFFEKKFVETVHRRIEQDIANGVNEHVEEVIEQLMFIDEFNEINYQYLMTFYQQQGRDNKVVDVYHKLSNLLKSELGVTPNKQTKAIYETSLERILSENTTNNQRFSSLFYGRSEELQQLSVNFAAFKSRQSYQSVVVRGEAGIGKSALINRAIDSVSDEFKVIETQCYQAEENHLLRPWKKIIDQLTVIIENQELIDPLVWQKVIRKVFPSFTQPFLEVISHGETEPYKEKMLSDLMIEAINKLSQQQQLIFLFDDIQWMDESSLDLLTTVMLHCHTNAMFMMSARSVERYPLDKFINTLKQSGKLAVINLEPFSYEETDGFIRKKLPHFDVTTTIVDNVYQHTEGNLFFLIEYVSLLNSNTNLNTMTVKMKDALRNRFLYLTEEEQELVSIISYFYDYALIDSLVFLTKKSSYDIVAMIESLVSKNILVEKAVGDKIATSFTHVKLREFVYMNQSLAKKRVLHHRIAEFLESQLKPGGNDILQYDTIAYHYKHGKDELSGLKYRLKYFEGYLGFYHELFPVEGQYGVDPFSFNKEWATEQFAKINQRLTQLSLDDKQTDLYNLLRLQYLYLEGRFLIKYGEYERGVANIQSVLIRARELNESSYLLNGYKQMIYYYIQINEPKEMIYYIELALDLSIRENNHQSIGILLRLKGLYHMMSGNNTVAEKLLKESINTFMLTDEISKKYSVSIAAAYNYLGEIRMNNGEYQDAVGTFEKAIDLCQSNQALSSLTIFYINVGVALFALENYEEAEIYFLKAEEIFSSLNFYWKRAKLDAYLSILYAQKNHMQKSQFYLTQGEKHAKRMGNCRDTGMIEYAKYINYHVYHHDAIDDFLPVETICEYLNDYQDAYEISKLKEIR
- a CDS encoding gluconokinase — protein: MYPLAIDVGTTNIKLQIFEKDTIIEELVLPIETFTDRGSRVFQSPAYIYRQIVRGIRTMTQEGYNIDSIVLTTAMHSIMPIVEGRDEEMYIWLDAQSKPFVETIKSEKNYLNYYKKTGTPIHEMSPFAKIGHFQKEKWFKDVIRWVGMKDYLMERLTGEFVVDYSIASATGLFNIHDKKWDAAILKKVGTDESMLAKLVDTDYSAPLLEDVAAELFLTPNIPVYIGASDGCLASYASYVANGTLNTITIGTSGAVRKLSKTIELDDKGQTFCYYLNDTYWVIGGATNNGGQIMTWAEHVFFEGQSIYQELNHSLSQSPIGSDGLLFFPYLTGERAPIWQSTPQGKYIGLSLKHTKHHMVRSIVEGIFYNLRYISELVELEPREITVNGGFFANELLAMMAADIFGQNVVQSVYNEPNFGAVSLIHPVKSFLLSDHRRTFYTEDNHHLYNHSYESFKKELETNVLKNKF
- the purE gene encoding 5-(carboxyamino)imidazole ribonucleotide mutase; protein product: MSDIAVIMGSKSDWDTMKEACDVLDELNVTYDKKIVSAHRTPELMFAFAQEAESKDYKVIIAGAGGAAHLPGMVAALTTLPVIGVPVESKSLKGMDSLLSIVQMPGGIPVATTAIGKPGAKNAGLLAAQIIGITDKHIRENLHQYRQQLKKTVLESGDSFD
- the purK gene encoding 5-(carboxyamino)imidazole ribonucleotide synthase, with amino-acid sequence MTLLINPILPSKTVGIIGGGQLGQMMAQSAKEKGFVVGVLDPNDNCPAAQVCDFHIQASYDDVSAIKKLANQSDVLTYEFENVDSKVLEPYDNIGKLPQGLKLLKISQNRQFEKEFLVQHNIPVSPFEVIQSVDELKKALKVIGFPSVLKMIVGGYDGKGQIVLRSEDDIKDCQKLLKNATCILEKWVSFEKEISVIISNNKRQEISVFPVAENKHVNNILFTSIAPARISEACAKEAISLAKRISKELEACGTIAIEMFVTETEELVVNEIAPRPHNSGHYTIESCSASQFDTHILGICQWAMPNIKSFSDAVMVNLIGDEQTKAKQVVSEKNNWDFHFYGKKDEKPGRKMGHITILSNSISETLTEIQNQDIWQ